A single region of the Musa acuminata AAA Group cultivar baxijiao chromosome BXJ1-11, Cavendish_Baxijiao_AAA, whole genome shotgun sequence genome encodes:
- the LOC135597183 gene encoding probable methyltransferase At1g29790, with translation MRGPHLFLRVGVKRGVYGFTLFLAVLALLLSVVTFSRFYSQSSHLSIKAFASYLSADPRQVEGGINETVDEIIEKIVKEMAHLRETTTDHSELMRERLRYIGFLTDILGLMGSVKEPLQHIGSSAHLRPSGTAAVVHPLSRSNQPYDELVEFFLVEEVRKYMRIKPNRLGKQNFMGANGTFASIGHACFSMKEEMEEYMDYDVGDFCEDDWKQAQRLMVHGCDPLPRRRCFARAPKLYTKPLPINESTWRYPDDRNVRWSHYRCKSFACLARNSTGKGFFKCADCFNLTHHEMPRWTKVVYIDPSSNSTPDFLVREVLQIKPGEIRIGLDFSVGTGSFAARMREFNVTIVTATINLGAPFSEMIALRGLIPLYLTINQRLPFFDNTLDIIHTTRFLDGWMDFILLDFVLYDWDRVLRPGGLLWIDSFFCQRKDLDDYLEAFKLLRYKKHRWVVVPKVDKDGQEVFFSAVLEKPPRPF, from the coding sequence ATGAGAGGCCCACACCTGTTCTTGAGGGTCGGAGTAAAGAGAGGGGTGTatggattcaccctgttcttggcTGTGCTCGCGCTTCTGCTAAGCGTCGTTACGTTCTCCAGATTCTATTCTCAGAGCTCTCATTTGAGCATCAAGGCTTTTGCCAGTTATCTGAGCGCAGATCCCAGGCAGGTAGAAGGTGGAATCAATGAGACAGTGGATGAAATCATCGAGAAGATCGTCAAAGAGATGGCACATCTGAGGGAGACGACAACAGATCACTCCGAACTGATGCGCGAGAGACTTCGATACATCGGCTTCCTCACTGATATCTTAGGCCTGATGGGGTCTGTGAAGGAACCACTGCAGCACATCGGAAGCAGTGCTCATCTCCGGCCGTCAGGAACAGCGGCGGTGGTTCATCCCTTGTCGAGAAGCAACCAGCCATACGATGAGCTCGTCGAGTTCTTCCTGGTGGAGGAGGTAAGGAAGTACATGAGGATTAAGCCCAACAGGCTGGGGAAGCAGAACTTCATGGGCGCCAATGGAACCTTTGCGAGCATCGGCCACGCCTGCTTCTCCATgaaggaggagatggaggagTACATGGACTACGACGTCGGCGACTTCTGCGAGGACGACTGGAAGCAGGCGCAGCGTCTGATGGTGCACGGCTGCGACCCGCTCCCGCGGCGGAGGTGCTTCGCGCGGGCGCCGAAGCTGTACACTAAGCCTTTGCCCATCAACGAGTCCACATGGAGGTACCCCGACGACCGCAACGTCCGCTGGAGCCATTACCGGTGCAAGAGCTTCGCCTGCCTGGCTAGGAACAGCACAGGGAAAGGCTTCTTCAAGTGCGCCGACTGCTTCAATCTCACTCACCATGAGATGCCGAGATGGACGAAGGTGGTGTATATCGATCCCTCGTCGAATTCGACACCGGATTTCCTGGTACGGGAAGTGCTGCAGATCAAACCGGGGGAGATTAGAATAGGACTGGACTTCAGCGTGGGGACGGGGAGTTTTGCTGCGAGGATGAGGGAGTTCAACGTCACCATCGTCACAGCTACCATCAATCTGGGTGCCCCTTTCAGTGAGATGATTGCGCTGAGAGGACTGATCCCTCTGTACTTGACCATAAACCAGCGGCTTCCGTTCTTCGACAACACGCTCGACATCATTCACACGACGAGGTTTCTTGATGGGTGGATGGATTTCATACTCCTGGACTTCGTGTTGTATGACTGGGACAGGGTGCTGAGGCCTGGTGGTCTCCTGTGGATCGATAGCTTCTTCTGTCAGAGGAAGGATTTGGATGATTACTTGGAGGCGTTTAAGCTGCTGAGGTACAAGAAGCACAGGTGGGTGGTGGTGCCTAAGGTGGATAAAGATGGCCAAGAGGTGTTCTTCTCGGCCGTGCTGGAGAAGCCACCGAGACCTTTCTAG